Proteins encoded within one genomic window of Cucumis sativus cultivar 9930 chromosome 3, Cucumber_9930_V3, whole genome shotgun sequence:
- the LOC101207046 gene encoding (-)-germacrene D synthase translates to MLHKETLSHAVVRRYANFQPTAWGDYFLSHHYNNTMEDEEMVMKQVEEMTEAVRSMFGDAKKCSEKLSLIDLIQRLGLYYYFEDEINEVLGLMHNASNLDEEDVDLYTMALRFRLLRQKGFFVSCEIFNKYTNESGDFKESITKDEVGLLSLYEASHLRMKGENILDKALAFTTTQLQAIAMDSNSPFSQEVKFSLKWPIYKAMPRFMSRHYISLYQNNPLKDNVLLTFAKLDYNSLQKLYQKELGEFSRWWKDMMLREQLCFARDRAVECYTWAMGVYYEPKYSSGRILLAKVIAFLSILDDMYDAYATFEELQLFTHSIERWDVNCIEMLPNYMKGLYETILEVYEGIEKDICKVDNIPFAFDCAKEAMKNQCRAFFMEAKWFNEGYIPTVEEYMKVSITSAAYYVFASISFLTIGNNAASKQVYEWAQTDPILLRATSVIGRFVNDIASHKFEQERGHVASAVECYMKQYGVSEEEAVTELQKQVVNAWKDIIEDYMKSSKLFPSFILDHVLNVARLSDLFYKEEDGYTFADGETKRFITLMLKNPMPI, encoded by the exons ATGCTACATAAGGAGACTTTAAGCCATGCTGTTGTTCGTAGATATGCAAACTTTCAACCAACTGCTTGGGGAGATTATTTCCTTTCTCATCATTACAACAACACGATG gaagatgaagaaatggtCATGAAACAAGTCGAAGAAATGACGGAAGCAGTGAGAAGCATGTTTGGAGATGCTAAAAAATGTTCAGAAAAACTAAGTTTGATTGATTTGATCCAACGTTTAGGTTTGTATTACTACTTTGAGGatgaaattaatgaagtttTAGGGCTAATGCATAATGCTTCCAAccttgatgaagaagatgtgGATCTATACACCATGGCACTTAGATTTCGATTGCTTAGACAAAAaggtttctttgtttcttgCG AGATATTCAATAAGTATACAAATGAAAGTGGAGATTTCAAAGAATCAATTACAAAGGATGAAGTTGGTTTATTAAGTTTGTATGAAGCATCCCACTTGAGAATGAAGGGAGAAAATATATTGGATAAAGCCTTAGCTTTCACAACTACTCAACTTCAAGCCATTGCCATGGATTCAAACTCTCCATTCTCGCAAGAAGTTAAATTTTCCTTGAAGTGGCCAATTTATAAAGCTATGCCAAGGTTTATGAGTAGGCATTATATCTCTCTCTATCAAAACAATCCATTGAAGGATAATGTTCTGCTCACTTTTGCAAAGTTGGACTACAATTCTCTCCAAAAACTTTACCAGAAAGAATTGGGTGAATTTTCAAG GTGGTGGAAGGATATGATGTTGAGGGAGCAATTATGTTTTGCAAGAGATAGGGCTGTGGAGTGCTATACTTGGGCAATGGGAGTATATTATGAACCAAAGTACTCAAGTGGTAGAATATTATTAGCAAAAGTTATTGCTTTTCTATCCATTCTTGATGACATGTACGATGCCTATGCCACCTTCGAAGAACTTCAACTATTCACCCACTCTATTGAAAG GTGGGATGTTAATTGTATTGAGATGCTCCCGAATTACATGAAAGGCCTTTATGAAACTATTCTTGAAGTTTATGAAGGGATTGAAAAAGATATCTGCAAGGTTGACAATATTCCATTTGCATTTGATTGTGCAAAAGAAGCg ATGAAAAATCAATGCAGGGCTTTTTTTATGGAGGCTAAGTGGTTCAATGAAGGTTACATACCAACAGTGGAAGAATACATGAAAGTTTCCATCACTTCAGCAGCCTACTATGTTTTTGCTTCAATATCCTTCCTTACTATAGGAAATAATGCTGCTTCAAAACAGGTTTATGAATGGGCTCAAACTGACCCAATTCTTCTTAGAGCAACTAGTGTAATTGGCAGGTTTGTCAATGACATAGCTTCTCACAAG tttGAACAAGAGAGAGGGCATGTGGCTTCTGCTGTTGAATGTTACATGAAACAATATGGAGTATCAGAAGAAGAAGCCGTAACTGAACTACAAAAGCAAGTGGTTAATGCATGGAAAGATATAATTGAAGACTATATGAAATCCTCCAAGCTGTTTCCAAGTTTCATCCTTGACCATGTACTGAATGTTGCTCGACTTTCAGATCTCTTTTATAAGGAGGAAGATGGTTACACATTTGCTGATGGAGAAACCAAACGTTTTATTACGTTAATGCTTAAAAATCCTATGCCAATTTGA